A genome region from Canis lupus dingo isolate Sandy chromosome 7, ASM325472v2, whole genome shotgun sequence includes the following:
- the SHE gene encoding SH2 domain-containing adapter protein E produces MQGFGTQYGSLRSATLSLRCPLPPTTPTKSLADAPGESKPLPGDNRAPCPPEWKWGCGLPGASSARVPPPLATQPGARNPRAGPAAARAVSGRGGAPGSWLSAGAARRGRGGCGPAGAPGRHVQPRLVSAPPPPAAPRPEAPTPADLGGRRQPPREGPAEGGRPAVGPRPSRRRSCVPGEGGQGCPARGAREGGKSPDAPRPAAPQSPAPGPTPPGCAPAGGGRGTAPGNEAASAPGAPPRVRRAPRPPAPRAPPMAARWFKEFPLNLKTASERARPGGGGGRLRKNSEAGGAGPAPGKGRKNSAAELGSGRAGVGAPRDSRPPRESLQGLIQAAAGKGRKNSRAADDEQHRGVARSAGCSSYIGRLVKVDAQEKSGKSSASSTSSCSSSASSSPASLGPELDKGKIGRQPETVIILEDYADPYDAKRTKGQRDAERAGENDGYMEPYDAQQMITEIRRRGSKDPLVKALQLLEGACELGENSAKTETLAKRRSSKELLGKPPQLYDTPYEPADAAPDRRARLPVEDERPAAEYEQPWEWKKEQIARALSVQFEGSDRPSVKEDTVKQHQRQKSWTQKILKPAASDHSEGERVDPALPLGKQPWYHGAITRAEAESRLQPCKEAGYLVRNSESGNSKYSIALKTSQGCVHIIVAQTKDNKYTLNQTSAVFDSIPEVVHYYSNEKLPFKGAEHMSLLHPVHSKLH; encoded by the exons ATGCAAGGATTTGGGACGCAGTACGGGAGCCTCCGCAGCGCG ACGTTGAGTCTCCGCTGTCCACTCCcgcccaccacccccaccaaaaGTCTCGCAGACGCACCTGGCGAGAGCAAGCCACTGCCCGGGGATAACCGCGCGCCCTGCCCCCCGGAGTGGAAATGGGGGTGCGGCCTCCCAGGGGCCTCCAGCGCCCGGGTCCCGCCGCCCCTCGCCACGCAGCCTGGGGCCCGGAACCCCCGCGCCGG accGGCTGCGGCTCGCGCAGTGAGCGGACGCGGCGGCGCGCCAGGCTCGTGGCTGAGCGCGGGGGCCGCTCGGCGAGGGCGCGGGGGCTGCGGACCCGCAGGGGCCCCGGGCCGGCACGTGCAGCCGCGGCTcgtctccgccccccccccccccgccgcgccccggccgGAGGCGCCGACCCCGGCGGATCTGGGCGGGAGGCGCCAGCCGCCGAGGGAGGGGCCCGCCGAGGGTGGGCGGCCCGCCGTCGGTCCCCGTCCGTCGCGGCGCCGATCGTGTGTCCCCGGCGAGGGTGGGCAGGGCTGTCCCGCTCGGGGGGCCAGGGAGGGTGGCAAGAGCCCGGACGCCCCGCGGCCCGCCGCCCCGCAGAGCCCGGCCCCGGGCCCCACCCCGCCGGGCTGCGCGCCGGCCGGCGGGGGACGCGGAACAGCCCCGGGGAATGAGGCGGCCTCGGCCCCTGGCGCCCCTCCGCGTGTGCGCCGCGCCCCTCGCCCGCCTGCCCCGCGGGCCCCCCCCATGGCGGCCCGGTGGTTCAAAGAGTTCCCGCTGAACCTGAAGACGGCGTCCGAGCGCGCCCGGCCCGGTGGCGGCGGAGGCCGACTGCGCAAGAACTCGGAGGCGGGCGGCGCCGGGCCGGCCCCGGGCAAGGGCCGTAAGAACTCGGCGGCCGAGCTGGGGAGCGGCAGGGCGGGCGTCGGCGCCCCCAGGGACAGCCGGCCGCCCCGGGAGAGCctgcagggcctgatccaggcCGCCGCGGGCAAGGGCCGCAAGAACTCGCGGGCAGCGGACGACGAGCAGCACCGGGGCGTGGCCAGGAGCGCGGGCTGCAGCTCCTACATCGGCAGGCTCGTCAAGGTGGACGCTCAGGAGAAGAGCGGCAAGAGCAGcgccagcagcaccagcagctgcTCCTCGTCCGCGTCCTCGTCTccggcctccctgggccccgAGCTGGACAAGGGCAAGATTGGAAGGCAGCCAGAAACG GTCATCATTTTAGAAGACTATGCTGACCCTTATGATGCCAAAAGGACGAAGGGTCAAAGGGacgcagagagagcaggagagaatgaTGGCTACATGGAGCCCTATGACGCACAGCAAATGATAACAG AAATCCGACGCCGAGGTTCAAAGGACCCCCTGGTGAAGGCTCTCCAGCTGCTTGAGGGTGCCTGTGAGCTGGGCGAGAACAGCGCGAAAACGGAGACTTTGGCCAAGAGACGGAGCTCAAAGGAGCTCCTGGGGAAGCCTCCCCAGCTGTACGACACGCCCTACGAGCCAGCAGATGCAGCTCCTGACCGGAGGGCACGGCTGCCCGTGGAGGACGAGAGGCCAGCGGCCGAGTACGAACAGCCCTGGGAGTGGAAGAAGGAGCAGATTGCGCGGGCACTGTCAG TCCAGTTTGAAGGCTCTGACCGACCTTCCGTCAAGGAGGACACAGTGAAGCAGCACCAGCGGCAGAAAAGCTGGACGCAGAAGATCCTGAAGCCAGCTGCCTCAGACCACAGCGAGGGCGAGAGGGTGGACCCAGCCCTGCCACTGGGGAAGCAGCC TTGGTATCATGGTGCCATCACCCGTGCAGAGGCCGAGAGTCGACTCCAGCCCTGCAAAGAAGCTGGTTATCTGGTTCGAAACAGCGAGTCGGGGAACAGCAAGTACTCCATTGCACTGAA GACTAGTCAAGGGTGTGTCCACATCATAGTGGCCCAGACCAAGGACAACAAGTACACACTGAACCAGACGAGCGCAGTCTTCGACAGCATCCCTGAGGTTGTACACTACTATTCCAATGAGAAGCTGCCTTTCAAGGGGGCAGAACACATGAGCTTACTCCACCCTGTGCACAGCAAGCTTCACTAG